The Coraliomargarita parva region TAAAGGCTCGAAGGAGCGGATTGCCCCCATTGGCAACCCCGCGACCCATGCGATCCGAGACTACCTGAGTGCCGGACGTCCACATTTTATCCAGTCGAAAACCGGCAGTGAGCTGTTCCTGAGCCAGCGGGGTTCTGCGATCTCCCGCAAAATGGTCTGGGTGATGATCAAGGCGTATGCCCGCAAGGTGGGCATCCAGAAACCAATCAAGCCGCACTTGCTGCGCCATTCGTTCGCGACGCATTTGCTAGAAGGCGGCGCGGACCTGCGTGCCATCCAGGAGATGCTGGGGCATGCGGATATCGCAACCACACAGATTTACACGGCAGTGCAATCCGCCCGGTTGGCCGATGAACACGCACTCTATCATCCGCGAGCCAAGCGGCCCTGAATCCGGCGGAGTACAACGATGTCAAAATAGGGGAATTCCCTGCCAATTTGGCACAATCATGGCTTGCTCCGGCTTGAACTGTTTTTAAGTTCTTTACCCAAGGACTTAAGCCTTAGCCAGATTACTCAATGTCGAAAAATATCGGTTTTGTTTCTACCCGTTTTGCCGGTTCGGATGGAGTCTCTTTAGAAAGTTCCAAATGGGCCGAAGTACTCTGGGACGACAAGCATGTCAGTTACTGGTACAGCGGTCGGAATGACCGCGACCCGGGGTGCAGCTACTGTGTGCCGGAGGCCTATTTCGGGCATCCGGAGAACGAATGGATCAACGAGCGAATCTGGGGGCACACGCGACGTGATCCCAAGGTAACGTCCCGAATCCGAGAGCTGGCTGACTACTTAAAGCAGACGCTTTACGACTTTGTCGATTACCACCAGATCGACATCCTCATTCCCCAAAATGTCCTGGCGATTCCCATGCACGTGCCGCTCGGTATCGCCGTCACAGAGTTTCTCGCCGAGACGCAGATGCCGGCGATCGCGCACCAGCATGATTTCTATTGGGAGCGCACGCGATTTTCCGTGGGCGCGATCAAGGACTATCTGGACATGGCGTTTCCGCCAAGCCTGCCGCATTTGCACCATGTCGGCATCAACCAGGCCGCGATTGAACAGTTGGCCTTGAGAAAAGGTGTGACCGCCTCACTCATGCCCAATGTCTTTGACTTCGATAACCCGCCTCCCGCGACCCACGATCCCTATACGGCCGATATCCGCAAAGAGATCGGGATCAGCGAGGATGACGTGCTAATCCTGCAACCCACCCGCATCGTACCTCGGAAGGGGATCGAGCATGCCATCAAGCTGGTCGGCATGCTGGGCGACAACCGCTACAAGCTGGTGATCTCGCACGATGCCGGCGACGAAGGGCACGACTACAAGCATCGGCTTCAGGAGATGGCGGAGCAGGAAGGGGTGGACCTCCGTTTCTTTTCCGCGCGGATCGGCGAAGTGCGACAGGTGGACCACGAAGGAAACAAAATCTACACCTTGTGGGACATCTACAAGCACGCGGATTTGATGA contains the following coding sequences:
- a CDS encoding glycosyltransferase family 4 protein — translated: MSKNIGFVSTRFAGSDGVSLESSKWAEVLWDDKHVSYWYSGRNDRDPGCSYCVPEAYFGHPENEWINERIWGHTRRDPKVTSRIRELADYLKQTLYDFVDYHQIDILIPQNVLAIPMHVPLGIAVTEFLAETQMPAIAHQHDFYWERTRFSVGAIKDYLDMAFPPSLPHLHHVGINQAAIEQLALRKGVTASLMPNVFDFDNPPPATHDPYTADIRKEIGISEDDVLILQPTRIVPRKGIEHAIKLVGMLGDNRYKLVISHDAGDEGHDYKHRLQEMAEQEGVDLRFFSARIGEVRQVDHEGNKIYTLWDIYKHADLMTYPSTYEGFGNALLEAIYFRVPVVINRYSIYVQDIEPKGFKLLEMDGFITPQLVEQVRRVIEDKKYRESIVDHNYKVARKYYSYTVLRRVLRYHIAALTGDAPSLNTRKKNNYDQVSI